The proteins below are encoded in one region of Streptomyces roseirectus:
- a CDS encoding GMC oxidoreductase: protein MAALQTAATLGLTRISLASAHAEEPEPVDNSPAIVVGSGYGGAVAALRLAQAGIRTLVLEMGRAWNTAGPDGKVFCTTASPDKRSMWFRARTEAPLASFLWLDVVNRDITPYPGVLDRVRFANMSVYVGRGVGGGSLVNGSMAVTPLRSYFAEQFPTVDATEMYGTYFPRARAMLGVNSIDPAWFESTDWYRFTRTARKAAQRTGLRTTFVPSVYDFAYMRKEAAGTVPRSALGQEVIYGNNHGKRSLDKTYLAAALGTGNVTLHTMEKVTAISRASDGSWVLETGRLDDTGTVVETKQYGCAYLFLGGGSLGTTELLVRARQSGTLPALDASVGAGWGPNGNVMLGRANHLWDTTGADQSTMPVMGIDDWANPDNPVFAEMAPLPTGLENWVSLYLAITKNPERATLSYDNGSLSLSWSAAQSAVSVAMAKKLFDRINAANSTIYRYDLFGTPSKVFADDFCYHPLGGCVLGKATDDYGRVKGYSRLYVTDSSLVPGNIGVNPFVTITALAERTMARVLVEDTAP from the coding sequence ATGGCCGCCCTCCAGACGGCCGCCACTCTCGGTCTCACCCGGATCTCCCTCGCGTCGGCCCACGCCGAAGAGCCCGAGCCCGTCGACAACTCCCCGGCGATCGTGGTCGGTTCGGGCTACGGCGGAGCGGTCGCCGCCCTCAGGCTCGCCCAGGCCGGCATCCGCACCCTCGTCCTCGAAATGGGCCGCGCCTGGAACACGGCCGGCCCCGACGGCAAGGTCTTCTGCACCACCGCGAGCCCCGACAAGCGGTCCATGTGGTTCCGCGCCCGCACCGAGGCCCCCCTCGCCTCGTTCCTGTGGCTGGACGTGGTGAACAGGGACATCACCCCCTACCCCGGCGTCCTGGACCGCGTGCGGTTCGCGAACATGTCGGTGTACGTGGGCAGAGGAGTCGGCGGCGGCTCCCTGGTCAACGGCTCGATGGCCGTCACCCCCCTCCGCTCCTACTTCGCCGAGCAGTTCCCGACGGTCGACGCGACGGAGATGTACGGCACCTACTTCCCGCGCGCCCGCGCGATGCTCGGCGTCAACTCCATCGACCCGGCGTGGTTCGAGTCGACGGACTGGTACCGGTTCACCCGCACCGCGCGCAAGGCCGCCCAACGAACGGGCCTGCGGACGACGTTCGTCCCCAGCGTCTACGACTTCGCGTACATGCGGAAGGAGGCGGCGGGCACGGTGCCGAGGTCGGCGCTGGGCCAGGAAGTCATCTACGGCAACAACCACGGCAAGCGCAGCCTCGACAAGACCTACCTCGCCGCGGCGCTCGGCACCGGCAACGTCACCCTCCACACCATGGAGAAGGTCACCGCCATCAGCCGCGCGAGCGACGGGAGTTGGGTCCTGGAGACCGGCCGCCTCGACGACACCGGCACGGTCGTCGAGACGAAACAGTACGGCTGTGCCTACCTGTTCCTCGGCGGCGGCAGCCTCGGCACCACCGAACTCCTCGTCAGGGCACGCCAGTCGGGCACGCTCCCGGCGCTGGACGCGAGCGTCGGCGCGGGCTGGGGACCCAACGGCAACGTCATGCTGGGCCGCGCCAACCACCTGTGGGACACGACCGGCGCCGACCAGTCGACGATGCCGGTCATGGGCATCGACGACTGGGCCAACCCCGACAACCCCGTCTTCGCCGAAATGGCCCCGCTGCCCACGGGGTTGGAGAACTGGGTGAGCCTCTACCTGGCCATCACCAAGAACCCCGAACGCGCGACGCTCTCGTACGACAACGGTTCGCTGAGCCTGAGTTGGAGCGCCGCCCAGAGCGCGGTCTCCGTCGCGATGGCGAAGAAGCTGTTCGACCGGATCAACGCGGCCAACTCGACGATCTACCGCTACGACCTGTTCGGCACGCCCAGCAAGGTCTTCGCCGACGACTTCTGCTACCACCCGCTGGGCGGCTGCGTGTTGGGGAAGGCGACCGACGACTACGGGAGGGTGAAGGGGTATTCACGGCTGTACGTCACTGACAGCTCGCTCGTGCCCGGCAACATCGGCGTGAACCCGTTCGTCACGATCACCGCGCTCGCGGAGAGAACGATGGCGCGGGTCCTCGTGGAGGACACCGCGCCATGA
- a CDS encoding AMP-dependent synthetase/ligase, with amino-acid sequence MREFSLPALYEVPADGNLTDIVRRNAAQHPDVAVIARKSGGAWQDVTATEFLAEVHAAAKGLIAAGVEPGDRVGLMSRTRYEWTLLDFAIWSAGAVTVPVYETSSPEQIGWILSDSGATACVVELDTHAAAVESVRAELPALKHVWQIEAGGVEELGRLGADVPDATVDERSARAKADDPATIVYTSGTTGRPKGCVLTHRSFFAECGNVVERLRPLFRTGECSVLLFLPLAHVFGRLVQIAPMMAPIKLGNLPDIKNLTDELASFRPTLILGVPRVFEKVYNSARAKAQADGKGAIFDKAADTAIAYSKALDLPSGPSLGLKIKHKVFDKLVYSKLRAVLGGRGEYAISGGAPLGERLGHFFRGIGFTVLEGYGLTESCAATAFNPWDRQKIGTVGQPLPGSVVRIADDGEVLLHGEHLFKEYWNNPAATAEALADNWFHTGDIGTLDEDGYLSITGRKKEIIVTAGGKNVAPAVIEDRIRAHALVAECMVVGDGRPFVAALVTIDDEFLGRWAAEHGKPADATAASLRDDPDLLAAIQTAVDDGNAAVSKAESVRKFRILSSQFTEDSGHLTPSLKLKRNVVAKDYAGEIEALYAK; translated from the coding sequence TTGCGCGAGTTCAGCCTTCCGGCTTTGTACGAGGTTCCCGCCGACGGGAACCTGACCGACATCGTCCGCAGAAACGCCGCGCAGCACCCGGACGTCGCCGTGATCGCCCGCAAGTCGGGCGGCGCCTGGCAGGACGTGACGGCGACGGAGTTCCTGGCCGAGGTGCACGCCGCCGCGAAGGGTCTGATCGCCGCCGGGGTGGAGCCGGGCGACCGGGTGGGGCTGATGTCGCGCACGCGGTACGAGTGGACGCTGCTCGACTTCGCGATCTGGAGCGCGGGCGCGGTCACGGTGCCGGTGTACGAGACCAGCTCGCCGGAGCAGATCGGCTGGATCCTCTCCGACTCGGGCGCGACGGCCTGCGTCGTCGAGCTGGACACGCACGCCGCCGCCGTCGAGTCGGTGCGCGCGGAGCTGCCGGCGCTCAAGCACGTGTGGCAGATCGAGGCCGGGGGCGTCGAGGAGCTGGGCCGGCTCGGCGCGGACGTGCCGGACGCGACGGTCGACGAGCGCAGCGCGCGGGCGAAGGCGGACGACCCGGCGACGATCGTCTACACCTCGGGTACCACGGGCCGCCCCAAGGGCTGTGTCCTCACGCACCGCAGTTTCTTCGCGGAGTGCGGCAACGTCGTCGAGCGGCTGCGCCCGCTGTTCCGTACCGGTGAGTGCAGTGTGCTGCTGTTCCTGCCGCTGGCGCACGTCTTCGGGCGGCTCGTGCAGATCGCGCCGATGATGGCGCCGATCAAGCTGGGCAACCTGCCGGACATCAAGAACCTCACGGACGAGCTGGCGTCGTTCCGGCCGACGCTGATCCTGGGCGTGCCGCGCGTCTTCGAGAAGGTCTACAACTCGGCGCGCGCGAAGGCGCAGGCCGACGGCAAGGGCGCGATCTTCGACAAGGCCGCCGACACGGCGATCGCCTACAGCAAGGCCCTCGACCTGCCGTCGGGGCCGTCGCTCGGGCTGAAGATCAAGCACAAGGTCTTCGACAAGCTCGTCTACAGCAAGCTGCGCGCGGTCCTCGGCGGCCGGGGCGAGTACGCGATCTCCGGCGGGGCCCCGCTCGGCGAACGGCTCGGCCACTTCTTCCGGGGCATCGGCTTCACGGTCCTGGAGGGCTACGGCCTGACCGAGTCCTGTGCGGCGACGGCGTTCAACCCCTGGGACCGGCAGAAGATCGGCACGGTCGGCCAGCCGCTGCCCGGCTCGGTGGTCAGGATCGCGGACGACGGCGAGGTGCTGCTGCACGGCGAGCACCTGTTCAAGGAGTACTGGAACAACCCGGCGGCGACGGCTGAGGCGCTGGCCGACAACTGGTTCCACACCGGGGACATCGGCACCCTCGACGAGGACGGCTACCTCTCCATCACCGGCCGCAAGAAGGAGATCATCGTCACCGCGGGCGGCAAGAACGTCGCCCCGGCGGTGATCGAGGACCGCATCCGCGCGCACGCGCTGGTCGCCGAGTGCATGGTCGTCGGCGACGGCCGGCCGTTCGTGGCCGCGCTCGTCACCATCGACGACGAGTTCCTGGGCCGCTGGGCCGCCGAGCACGGCAAGCCCGCGGACGCCACAGCGGCGTCGCTGCGCGACGACCCGGATCTGCTCGCGGCGATCCAGACGGCGGTCGACGACGGCAACGCCGCGGTGTCGAAAGCGGAATCGGTGCGGAAGTTCCGCATTCTCTCCTCCCAGTTCACGGAGGACTCGGGCCACCTCACCCCGTCGCTGAAGCTCAAGCGGAACGTGGTGGCGAAGGACTACGCGGGCGAGATCGAGGCCCTGTACGCGAAGTAG
- a CDS encoding SRPBCC family protein, with the protein MAEHTSSSITISAAPADVMAVIADFARYPDWTGEVKEAEVLQSDAAGRAEQVRLVMDAGAIKDDQTLAYTWTGDNEVSWTLVKSQMLRSLDGSYILKSAGPSSTEVTYRLTVDVKIPMLGMIKRKAEKVIIDRALAGLKKRVEG; encoded by the coding sequence ATGGCGGAACACACCAGTTCGAGCATCACGATTTCGGCGGCACCGGCCGACGTCATGGCGGTCATCGCCGACTTCGCCCGCTACCCGGACTGGACCGGCGAGGTGAAGGAGGCCGAGGTCCTTCAGTCCGACGCGGCCGGCCGCGCCGAGCAGGTCCGGCTCGTCATGGACGCCGGCGCGATCAAGGACGACCAGACCCTCGCGTACACCTGGACCGGCGACAACGAGGTCTCCTGGACGCTGGTCAAGTCCCAGATGCTGCGTTCCCTCGACGGCTCCTACATCCTCAAGTCGGCCGGCCCCTCTTCGACCGAGGTCACCTACCGCCTCACCGTCGACGTCAAGATCCCCATGCTCGGCATGATCAAGCGCAAGGCCGAGAAGGTCATCATCGACCGGGCGCTGGCGGGACTGAAGAAGAGGGTGGAGGGCTAG
- a CDS encoding glycosyltransferase family 4 protein: protein MDKTLIVTNDFPPRPGGIQAFLHNMALRLDPASLVVYASTWKRTREGVEATAAFDAEQPFTVVRDRTTMLLPTPGATRRAVSLLREHGCTSVWFGAAAPLGLMAPALRRAGARRLVATTHGHEAGWAQLPAARSLLRRIGESTDTLTYLGEYTRSRIAGALTPEAAARMVQLPPGVDEKTFHPGSGGAEVRARLGLTDRPVVVCVSRLVPRKGQDTLIRAMPRILRAEPDAVLLIVGGGPYADDLRKLAAETGVADAVRFTGAVPWGELPAHYGAGDVFAMPCRTRRGGLDVEGLGIVYLEASATGLPVVAGDSGGAPDAVLDGETGWVVRGESVEETAERIVVLLGDADLRRRMGERGRRWVEEKWRWDLLAETLRSTLRA, encoded by the coding sequence ATGGACAAGACCCTCATTGTGACCAACGACTTTCCGCCCCGCCCCGGCGGTATCCAGGCGTTCCTGCACAACATGGCGTTGCGGCTCGACCCGGCGAGCCTTGTCGTCTACGCGTCCACCTGGAAGCGCACGCGTGAGGGGGTCGAGGCGACGGCGGCGTTCGACGCCGAGCAGCCCTTCACGGTCGTCAGGGACCGGACGACGATGTTGTTGCCGACGCCGGGGGCTACTCGGCGGGCGGTGTCGTTGTTGAGGGAGCACGGGTGTACGTCGGTGTGGTTCGGGGCGGCGGCGCCGTTGGGGCTGATGGCGCCGGCGTTGCGGAGGGCCGGGGCGCGGAGGCTGGTCGCGACGACTCATGGGCATGAGGCGGGGTGGGCCCAGCTTCCGGCGGCGCGGAGTCTGTTGCGGCGGATCGGTGAATCGACGGACACGCTCACGTATTTGGGGGAGTACACGCGTTCTCGTATCGCCGGTGCGCTGACGCCCGAGGCTGCCGCGAGGATGGTCCAGCTTCCGCCGGGTGTCGACGAGAAGACGTTCCACCCGGGGTCGGGCGGCGCGGAGGTCCGTGCGCGGCTGGGGCTCACGGACCGCCCGGTGGTGGTGTGCGTGTCGCGGCTGGTCCCGCGCAAGGGCCAGGACACGCTGATCCGCGCGATGCCGAGGATCCTGCGGGCCGAGCCGGACGCCGTCCTGCTGATCGTCGGCGGCGGCCCCTACGCGGACGACCTGCGCAAGCTCGCGGCGGAGACCGGCGTCGCGGACGCCGTCCGCTTCACCGGCGCCGTCCCCTGGGGCGAACTCCCCGCCCACTACGGCGCCGGCGATGTCTTCGCGATGCCCTGCCGGACGAGGCGCGGCGGCCTGGACGTCGAGGGCCTGGGCATCGTCTACCTGGAGGCGTCGGCGACGGGGCTGCCGGTGGTGGCGGGCGACTCGGGCGGCGCGCCGGACGCCGTCCTGGACGGCGAGACCGGCTGGGTCGTGCGCGGCGAGTCGGTGGAGGAGACGGCCGAGCGGATCGTGGTGCTGCTGGGCGACGCGGACCTGAGGAGACGGATGGGGGAGCGGGGACGCCGTTGGGTGGAGGAAAAATGGCGCTGGGACCTCTTGGCGGAAACTTTGAGATCCACCCTGCGCGCATAG
- a CDS encoding metallophosphoesterase family protein, which translates to MASTRIHVVSDVHGNAHDLARAGEGADALVCLGDLILFLDYADHSRGIFPDLFGAENASRLVALRTARRFEEARDLGRRLWSQVDGDRATVIETAVRRQYAELFAAFPTPTYATYGNVDMPALWKEYAGSGTTVLDGEVVEIGGRTFGFVGGGLRTPMNTPFEISDEEYAAKIEAVGAVDVLCTHIPPEVPELVYDTVARRFERGSAALLDAIRRTRPRYSLFGHVHQPLARRMRVGATECVNVGHFAGSGRPFALEW; encoded by the coding sequence ATGGCATCCACACGTATCCACGTGGTGAGTGACGTCCACGGCAACGCGCACGACCTCGCGCGCGCCGGGGAGGGCGCCGACGCGCTCGTCTGTCTGGGCGACCTGATCCTCTTCCTCGACTACGCCGACCACTCCCGCGGCATCTTCCCCGACCTCTTCGGCGCCGAGAACGCGAGCCGGCTGGTCGCCCTGCGCACCGCCCGCCGCTTCGAGGAGGCCCGCGACCTCGGCCGCCGGCTGTGGAGCCAGGTCGACGGCGACCGCGCGACGGTCATCGAGACGGCCGTGCGCAGGCAGTACGCCGAGCTGTTCGCCGCGTTCCCGACGCCGACGTACGCCACCTACGGGAACGTCGACATGCCCGCGCTCTGGAAGGAGTACGCAGGGTCCGGCACCACCGTCCTCGACGGCGAGGTCGTCGAGATCGGCGGGCGCACGTTCGGGTTCGTCGGCGGGGGGCTGCGCACGCCCATGAACACGCCCTTCGAGATCTCCGACGAGGAGTACGCGGCCAAGATCGAGGCCGTCGGCGCCGTCGACGTCCTGTGCACGCACATTCCGCCGGAGGTGCCGGAGCTGGTGTACGACACCGTCGCGCGCCGCTTCGAGCGGGGCAGCGCCGCCCTCCTCGACGCGATCCGCCGCACCCGGCCCCGCTACTCCCTCTTCGGGCACGTCCACCAGCCCCTCGCCCGCCGCATGCGCGTCGGCGCCACCGAATGCGTCAACGTCGGCCACTTCGCGGGGTCCGGGAGACCCTTCGCCCTGGAGTGGTGA